In Gadus chalcogrammus isolate NIFS_2021 chromosome 13, NIFS_Gcha_1.0, whole genome shotgun sequence, a single genomic region encodes these proteins:
- the LOC130401784 gene encoding RNA exonuclease 1 homolog isoform X3: MLPASGFFAEVVCPFRRGLCERPHCLYKHEEQVREMFAASMKPVGLADFQAGIPNYPPTESSESLQELARINKEIEDVKSEVEKEQRRLSRYQTETTCKHDNGDGYKPSSHRRTPKLSSQARKYVVDNSKPRTDLEYDPLSNFSADLRSYSSSGKDQKDKAGVKRAREVSCSDGHNLQSASREAYPMLENDLLQEGDLVIDIPSSPDLKKSKFHDVIENQSMVAEPDRSSPHNEVDHTPTHTSHSESSQGESSSVVLIESDKAVHRRRSQPIDMFDGLSKCLEDLRSENQRMAGSHAESAGEERRSSLDGCHFEDARPTVEFSEISITTMPPQAYADKMAYPAQSNRDPHPAPSVFYHLTTLTVEPPTNTAQHYWSPTNSVPTVVPCGQAHTATPPSPSGSSDGDHSCPWYRTSESNVQSHLLSPQTPPPTEYPPGSPSGEGKVTLIESSSGESATENLHYSDMEMSDSDPMEECYRIFMEANEAEKGAAPPVPLTGNTELETSAVEEKPQALSSQKRVAHIPRRPEPVAVVRPRPKIPVPLRGGGSGPQLPHHPKVLQLQQRATPLTASVNAQSTHQRRPESGAPVHPSQVQLPVSVQSAYMSCIPVGNALIQVGNNLHFILPEGSYPLPLSSMASSVSTVLTPISAVSNNGLQSFQLSAVTPVHRYRPDPSAPLHMVGNMSLLPSVSALGHTGLGTPSGPQGALQVPPKPLTKRKVKQRSERVKDKVPHDVRQRYVNMFTEEFLKTSPTVKDSFEKALAEERTVYNRSANKLKYLSVAVNALKRMKNQSAVPTKDENEMSGKRAKGNIPLNMSLLVGRGDAVLYESLKEYIMNEEKLIEHNYPLQNPERPGSAILFADNKKTVNDPLKRICCRCGATYSVSKTGKHTRKEECNYHYGKGVEKKVPGGDETRYSCCEGVMGAPGCQVFRLHVHDAVDMNGFVSSCPREDPERSCPGVYSLDCEMCYTTHGLELSRITVVNSALHVVYDTFVKPGNDVVDFNTRFSGISEKDLKEDCPSVGEVQQTLLRFVSVDTILVGHGLETSLCALKFLHGTVVDTSVLFPHRMGPPHKLTLNNLTADYLRRIIQDSVCGHDTADDAAACMELVLWKMKEDGKGRKW; the protein is encoded by the exons ATGTTGCCAGCGTCCGGTTTCTTTGCCGAAGTGGTCTGCCCTTTCCGACGTGGACTTTGTGAGAGGCCGCACTGTTTGTACAAGCATGAGGAACAGGTCCGAGAGATGTTTGCTGCTTCGATGAAGCCGGTTGGCCTGGCTGATTTTCAAG CAGGAATCCCAAACTATCCCCCAACTGAGAGCAGTGAATCACTCCAGGAGTTGGCTCGTATCAACAAGGAGATTGAGGACGTGAAGAgcgaggtggagaaggagcagaggaggctgtCCCGCTACCAGACGGAGACTACTTGCAAACATGACAACGGGGATGGTTATAAACCGTCGTCGCACAGACGCACGCCAAAGCTCTCATCCCAAGCACGGAAATACGTGGTGGATAACTCCAAACCAAGGACGGATCTGGAATATGACCCTTTGTCCAACTTCTCTGCAGATCTGCGGTCTTACAGTTCGTCAGGCAAAGATCAGAAGGATAAAGCTGGGGTCAAAAGGGCAAGAGAGGTTTCCTGTAGTGATGGTCACAACCTTCAGTCAGCCAGCAGGGAGGCCTACCCCATGCTGGAGAACGACCTCCTACAGGAAGGGGACCTCGTCATCGACATCCCATCCTCCccggatttaaaaaaaagcaaatTTCATGATGTCATTGAAAATCAATCGATGGTGGCAGAACCGGACCGGAGCTCCCCTCACAACGAGGTtgaccacacaccaacacacacttcacactctGAGTCTTCCCAGGGTGAGTCATCTTCTGTTGTACTGATAGAATCAGACAAGGCGGTCCATAGACGCCGAAGTCAACCCATTGACATGTTTGACGGCTTGTCTAAATGTTTGGAAGACTTGCGAAGTGAGAACCAGAGGATGGCTGGCTCCCACGCGGAGTCcgctggggaggagaggaggagcagtttGGATGGCTGTCACTTTGAGGACGCTCGGCCCACTGTCGAGTTCAGTGAGATCTCCATAACAACGATGCCGCCTCAGGCCTACGCTGACAAGATGGCCTATCCTGCGCAGTCCAACCGTGATCCACATCCTGCTCCCTCAGTCTTCTACCATCTCACGACCCTGACCGTAGAACCTCCAACCAACACGGCCCAACACTACTGGTCCCCGACCAATAGCGTGCCCACAGTTGTGCCGTGTGGACAGGCGCACACGGCCACCCCTCCCTCGCCATCAGGGTCCTCAGACGGGGACCACAGCTGCCCTTGGTACAGGACGTCAGAGTCCAATGTCCAATCACATTTACTGTCCCCCcaaacccctccccccacgGAGTACCCACCTGGCAGCCCATCGGGGGAAGGGAAGGTCACCCTCATCGAGTCTAGCTCTGGGGAGTCGGCCACAGAGAACCTCCACTACTCGGACATGGAAATGTCGGACAGCGACCCCATGGAGGAGTGTTATCGGATCTTCATGGAAGCCAACGAGGCGGAGAAGGGGGCCGCGCCCCCAGTCCCACTGACCGGGAAC ACAGAGTTGGAGACGTCCGCGGTAGAGGAAAAGCCACAGGCCCTATCTTCGCAGAAAAGGGTGGCCCACATCCCCAGACGTCCAGAG CCGGTTGCTGTGGTTAGACCTCGGCCCAAGATTCCAGTTCccctgcggggggggggctctgggccCCAGCTTCCCCACCATCCCAAGGTCCTGCAGTTACAGCAGAGGGCCACGCCCCTCACTGCCTCTGTGAATGCCCAGTCTACACATCAGAGGAGGCCCGAGTCCGGAGCCCCGGTCCACCCCTCTCAGGTCCAGCTCCCGGTCTCCGTGCAGAGTG CATACATGAGCTGCATCCCAGTGGGCAACGCTTTGATCCAGGTGGGCAACAACCTGCATTTCATCCTACCTGAGGGCTCCTACCCGCTGCCCCTCTCATCCATGGCCAGCTCGGTGTCCACGGTGCTGACGCCCATCAGCGCCGTCAGCAACAACGGCCTGCAGTCCTTCCAGCTATCCGCCGTCACGCCGGTGCACCGGTACCGCCCGGACCCCTCAGCCCCGCTACACATGGTGGGCAACATGTCCCTGCTGCCCTCGGTCTCCGCCCTTGGCCACACGGGCCTGGGCACGCCGTCCGGACCCCAGGGGGCCCTCCAGGTTCCTCCCAAG CCTTTGACCAAGCGTAAGGTGAAGCAGCGATCCGAGAGGGTCAAAGACAAAGTCCCCCATGATGTGCGACAGCGCTACGTGAACATGTTCACTGAGGAGTTCCTCAAGACCTCTCCCACCGTCAAAGACTCCTTTGAGAAG GCACTGGCAGAGGAAAGGACCGTTTATAACCGCAGTGCCAACAAATTGAAATATCTGAGTGTTGCTGTAAATGCACTGAAGAGGATGAAAAACCAGAGTGCTGTTCCTAccaaag ATGAAAACGAGATGAGTGGCAAGAGAGCAAAGGGGAACATTCCCCTCAACATGAGCCTGCTTGTAGGACGCG GGGACGCTGTGCTGTATGAAAGCTTAAAGGAGTACATCATGAACGAGGAGAAGCTGATCGAGCACAACTACCCTCTGCAGAACCCTGAGCGGCCGGGCAGCGCAATCCTGTTTGCAGACAATAAGAAGACAGTCAATGACC CCCTGAAGAGGATATGCTGTCGCTGTGGGGCAACGTACTCTGTGAGCAAAACAGGGAAGCACACTCGCAAGGAGGAGTGTAACTACCACTACGGCAAAGGAGTCGAAAAGAAAG TACCTGGAGGAGATGAGACGCGCTACAGCTGCTGTGAAGGAGTGATGGGAGCACCAGGGTGCCAAGTGTTCAGA ctacACGTCCACGATGCGGTGGACATGAATGGTTTTGTCTCCTCCTGCCCGAGAGAGGACCCTGAGAGGAGCTGTCCGGGGGTCTACTCTCTGGACTGTGAAATG TGTTACACCACCCACGGGCTAGAGCTGTCCAGAATCACGGTGGTCAACTCTGCTCTGCATGTGGTGTACGACACGTTCGTCAAACCCGGTAACGACGTGGTCGACTTCAACACCAG GTTCTCTGGCATCTCGGAGAAGGACCTGAAAGAGGACTGTCCCTCCGTGGGCGAGGTCCAGCAGACCCTGCTGCGCTTCGTTTCAGTGGACACCATCCTGGTGGGACACGGCCTGGAGACCAGCCTCTGTGCCCTGAAG TTTCTCCATGGGACTGTGGTGGACACCTCAGTGCTGTTCCCTCACCGCATGGGGCCCCCCCACAAGCTGACCCTCAACAACCTCACTGCGGACTACCTCCGGAGAATCATCCAGGACAGCG tCTGTGGCCACGACACCGCGGACGATGCGGCCGCCTGCATGGAGCTGGTGCTGTGGAAGATGAAGGAGGACGGAAAAGGCAGGAAATGGTGA
- the LOC130401784 gene encoding RNA exonuclease 1 homolog isoform X1, whose translation MLPASGFFAEVVCPFRRGLCERPHCLYKHEEQVREMFAASMKPVGLADFQAGIPNYPPTESSESLQELARINKEIEDVKSEVEKEQRRLSRYQTETTCKHDNGDGYKPSSHRRTPKLSSQARKYVVDNSKPRTDLEYDPLSNFSADLRSYSSSGKDQKDKAGVKRAREVSCSDGHNLQSASREAYPMLENDLLQEGDLVIDIPSSPDLKKSKFHDVIENQSMVAEPDRSSPHNEVDHTPTHTSHSESSQGESSSVVLIESDKAVHRRRSQPIDMFDGLSKCLEDLRSENQRMAGSHAESAGEERRSSLDGCHFEDARPTVEFSEISITTMPPQAYADKMAYPAQSNRDPHPAPSVFYHLTTLTVEPPTNTAQHYWSPTNSVPTVVPCGQAHTATPPSPSGSSDGDHSCPWYRTSESNVQSHLLSPQTPPPTEYPPGSPSGEGKVTLIESSSGESATENLHYSDMEMSDSDPMEECYRIFMEANEAEKGAAPPVPLTGNGDEQTELETSAVEEKPQALSSQKRVAHIPRRPEPVAVVRPRPKIPVPLRGGGSGPQLPHHPKVLQLQQRATPLTASVNAQSTHQRRPESGAPVHPSQVQLPVSVQSAYMSCIPVGNALIQVGNNLHFILPEGSYPLPLSSMASSVSTVLTPISAVSNNGLQSFQLSAVTPVHRYRPDPSAPLHMVGNMSLLPSVSALGHTGLGTPSGPQGALQVPPKPLTKRKVKQRSERVKDKVPHDVRQRYVNMFTEEFLKTSPTVKDSFEKALAEERTVYNRSANKLKYLSVAVNALKRMKNQSAVPTKDENEMSGKRAKGNIPLNMSLLVGRGDAVLYESLKEYIMNEEKLIEHNYPLQNPERPGSAILFADNKKTVNDPLKRICCRCGATYSVSKTGKHTRKEECNYHYGKGVEKKVPGGDETRYSCCEGVMGAPGCQVFRLHVHDAVDMNGFVSSCPREDPERSCPGVYSLDCEMCYTTHGLELSRITVVNSALHVVYDTFVKPGNDVVDFNTRFSGISEKDLKEDCPSVGEVQQTLLRFVSVDTILVGHGLETSLCALKFLHGTVVDTSVLFPHRMGPPHKLTLNNLTADYLRRIIQDSVCGHDTADDAAACMELVLWKMKEDGKGRKW comes from the exons ATGTTGCCAGCGTCCGGTTTCTTTGCCGAAGTGGTCTGCCCTTTCCGACGTGGACTTTGTGAGAGGCCGCACTGTTTGTACAAGCATGAGGAACAGGTCCGAGAGATGTTTGCTGCTTCGATGAAGCCGGTTGGCCTGGCTGATTTTCAAG CAGGAATCCCAAACTATCCCCCAACTGAGAGCAGTGAATCACTCCAGGAGTTGGCTCGTATCAACAAGGAGATTGAGGACGTGAAGAgcgaggtggagaaggagcagaggaggctgtCCCGCTACCAGACGGAGACTACTTGCAAACATGACAACGGGGATGGTTATAAACCGTCGTCGCACAGACGCACGCCAAAGCTCTCATCCCAAGCACGGAAATACGTGGTGGATAACTCCAAACCAAGGACGGATCTGGAATATGACCCTTTGTCCAACTTCTCTGCAGATCTGCGGTCTTACAGTTCGTCAGGCAAAGATCAGAAGGATAAAGCTGGGGTCAAAAGGGCAAGAGAGGTTTCCTGTAGTGATGGTCACAACCTTCAGTCAGCCAGCAGGGAGGCCTACCCCATGCTGGAGAACGACCTCCTACAGGAAGGGGACCTCGTCATCGACATCCCATCCTCCccggatttaaaaaaaagcaaatTTCATGATGTCATTGAAAATCAATCGATGGTGGCAGAACCGGACCGGAGCTCCCCTCACAACGAGGTtgaccacacaccaacacacacttcacactctGAGTCTTCCCAGGGTGAGTCATCTTCTGTTGTACTGATAGAATCAGACAAGGCGGTCCATAGACGCCGAAGTCAACCCATTGACATGTTTGACGGCTTGTCTAAATGTTTGGAAGACTTGCGAAGTGAGAACCAGAGGATGGCTGGCTCCCACGCGGAGTCcgctggggaggagaggaggagcagtttGGATGGCTGTCACTTTGAGGACGCTCGGCCCACTGTCGAGTTCAGTGAGATCTCCATAACAACGATGCCGCCTCAGGCCTACGCTGACAAGATGGCCTATCCTGCGCAGTCCAACCGTGATCCACATCCTGCTCCCTCAGTCTTCTACCATCTCACGACCCTGACCGTAGAACCTCCAACCAACACGGCCCAACACTACTGGTCCCCGACCAATAGCGTGCCCACAGTTGTGCCGTGTGGACAGGCGCACACGGCCACCCCTCCCTCGCCATCAGGGTCCTCAGACGGGGACCACAGCTGCCCTTGGTACAGGACGTCAGAGTCCAATGTCCAATCACATTTACTGTCCCCCcaaacccctccccccacgGAGTACCCACCTGGCAGCCCATCGGGGGAAGGGAAGGTCACCCTCATCGAGTCTAGCTCTGGGGAGTCGGCCACAGAGAACCTCCACTACTCGGACATGGAAATGTCGGACAGCGACCCCATGGAGGAGTGTTATCGGATCTTCATGGAAGCCAACGAGGCGGAGAAGGGGGCCGCGCCCCCAGTCCCACTGACCGGGAAC GGGGACGAGCAGACAGAGTTGGAGACGTCCGCGGTAGAGGAAAAGCCACAGGCCCTATCTTCGCAGAAAAGGGTGGCCCACATCCCCAGACGTCCAGAG CCGGTTGCTGTGGTTAGACCTCGGCCCAAGATTCCAGTTCccctgcggggggggggctctgggccCCAGCTTCCCCACCATCCCAAGGTCCTGCAGTTACAGCAGAGGGCCACGCCCCTCACTGCCTCTGTGAATGCCCAGTCTACACATCAGAGGAGGCCCGAGTCCGGAGCCCCGGTCCACCCCTCTCAGGTCCAGCTCCCGGTCTCCGTGCAGAGTG CATACATGAGCTGCATCCCAGTGGGCAACGCTTTGATCCAGGTGGGCAACAACCTGCATTTCATCCTACCTGAGGGCTCCTACCCGCTGCCCCTCTCATCCATGGCCAGCTCGGTGTCCACGGTGCTGACGCCCATCAGCGCCGTCAGCAACAACGGCCTGCAGTCCTTCCAGCTATCCGCCGTCACGCCGGTGCACCGGTACCGCCCGGACCCCTCAGCCCCGCTACACATGGTGGGCAACATGTCCCTGCTGCCCTCGGTCTCCGCCCTTGGCCACACGGGCCTGGGCACGCCGTCCGGACCCCAGGGGGCCCTCCAGGTTCCTCCCAAG CCTTTGACCAAGCGTAAGGTGAAGCAGCGATCCGAGAGGGTCAAAGACAAAGTCCCCCATGATGTGCGACAGCGCTACGTGAACATGTTCACTGAGGAGTTCCTCAAGACCTCTCCCACCGTCAAAGACTCCTTTGAGAAG GCACTGGCAGAGGAAAGGACCGTTTATAACCGCAGTGCCAACAAATTGAAATATCTGAGTGTTGCTGTAAATGCACTGAAGAGGATGAAAAACCAGAGTGCTGTTCCTAccaaag ATGAAAACGAGATGAGTGGCAAGAGAGCAAAGGGGAACATTCCCCTCAACATGAGCCTGCTTGTAGGACGCG GGGACGCTGTGCTGTATGAAAGCTTAAAGGAGTACATCATGAACGAGGAGAAGCTGATCGAGCACAACTACCCTCTGCAGAACCCTGAGCGGCCGGGCAGCGCAATCCTGTTTGCAGACAATAAGAAGACAGTCAATGACC CCCTGAAGAGGATATGCTGTCGCTGTGGGGCAACGTACTCTGTGAGCAAAACAGGGAAGCACACTCGCAAGGAGGAGTGTAACTACCACTACGGCAAAGGAGTCGAAAAGAAAG TACCTGGAGGAGATGAGACGCGCTACAGCTGCTGTGAAGGAGTGATGGGAGCACCAGGGTGCCAAGTGTTCAGA ctacACGTCCACGATGCGGTGGACATGAATGGTTTTGTCTCCTCCTGCCCGAGAGAGGACCCTGAGAGGAGCTGTCCGGGGGTCTACTCTCTGGACTGTGAAATG TGTTACACCACCCACGGGCTAGAGCTGTCCAGAATCACGGTGGTCAACTCTGCTCTGCATGTGGTGTACGACACGTTCGTCAAACCCGGTAACGACGTGGTCGACTTCAACACCAG GTTCTCTGGCATCTCGGAGAAGGACCTGAAAGAGGACTGTCCCTCCGTGGGCGAGGTCCAGCAGACCCTGCTGCGCTTCGTTTCAGTGGACACCATCCTGGTGGGACACGGCCTGGAGACCAGCCTCTGTGCCCTGAAG TTTCTCCATGGGACTGTGGTGGACACCTCAGTGCTGTTCCCTCACCGCATGGGGCCCCCCCACAAGCTGACCCTCAACAACCTCACTGCGGACTACCTCCGGAGAATCATCCAGGACAGCG tCTGTGGCCACGACACCGCGGACGATGCGGCCGCCTGCATGGAGCTGGTGCTGTGGAAGATGAAGGAGGACGGAAAAGGCAGGAAATGGTGA
- the LOC130401784 gene encoding RNA exonuclease 1 homolog isoform X2 — protein sequence MLPASGFFAEVVCPFRRGLCERPHCLYKHEEQVREMFAASMKPVGLADFQGIPNYPPTESSESLQELARINKEIEDVKSEVEKEQRRLSRYQTETTCKHDNGDGYKPSSHRRTPKLSSQARKYVVDNSKPRTDLEYDPLSNFSADLRSYSSSGKDQKDKAGVKRAREVSCSDGHNLQSASREAYPMLENDLLQEGDLVIDIPSSPDLKKSKFHDVIENQSMVAEPDRSSPHNEVDHTPTHTSHSESSQGESSSVVLIESDKAVHRRRSQPIDMFDGLSKCLEDLRSENQRMAGSHAESAGEERRSSLDGCHFEDARPTVEFSEISITTMPPQAYADKMAYPAQSNRDPHPAPSVFYHLTTLTVEPPTNTAQHYWSPTNSVPTVVPCGQAHTATPPSPSGSSDGDHSCPWYRTSESNVQSHLLSPQTPPPTEYPPGSPSGEGKVTLIESSSGESATENLHYSDMEMSDSDPMEECYRIFMEANEAEKGAAPPVPLTGNGDEQTELETSAVEEKPQALSSQKRVAHIPRRPEPVAVVRPRPKIPVPLRGGGSGPQLPHHPKVLQLQQRATPLTASVNAQSTHQRRPESGAPVHPSQVQLPVSVQSAYMSCIPVGNALIQVGNNLHFILPEGSYPLPLSSMASSVSTVLTPISAVSNNGLQSFQLSAVTPVHRYRPDPSAPLHMVGNMSLLPSVSALGHTGLGTPSGPQGALQVPPKPLTKRKVKQRSERVKDKVPHDVRQRYVNMFTEEFLKTSPTVKDSFEKALAEERTVYNRSANKLKYLSVAVNALKRMKNQSAVPTKDENEMSGKRAKGNIPLNMSLLVGRGDAVLYESLKEYIMNEEKLIEHNYPLQNPERPGSAILFADNKKTVNDPLKRICCRCGATYSVSKTGKHTRKEECNYHYGKGVEKKVPGGDETRYSCCEGVMGAPGCQVFRLHVHDAVDMNGFVSSCPREDPERSCPGVYSLDCEMCYTTHGLELSRITVVNSALHVVYDTFVKPGNDVVDFNTRFSGISEKDLKEDCPSVGEVQQTLLRFVSVDTILVGHGLETSLCALKFLHGTVVDTSVLFPHRMGPPHKLTLNNLTADYLRRIIQDSVCGHDTADDAAACMELVLWKMKEDGKGRKW from the exons ATGTTGCCAGCGTCCGGTTTCTTTGCCGAAGTGGTCTGCCCTTTCCGACGTGGACTTTGTGAGAGGCCGCACTGTTTGTACAAGCATGAGGAACAGGTCCGAGAGATGTTTGCTGCTTCGATGAAGCCGGTTGGCCTGGCTGATTTTCAAG GAATCCCAAACTATCCCCCAACTGAGAGCAGTGAATCACTCCAGGAGTTGGCTCGTATCAACAAGGAGATTGAGGACGTGAAGAgcgaggtggagaaggagcagaggaggctgtCCCGCTACCAGACGGAGACTACTTGCAAACATGACAACGGGGATGGTTATAAACCGTCGTCGCACAGACGCACGCCAAAGCTCTCATCCCAAGCACGGAAATACGTGGTGGATAACTCCAAACCAAGGACGGATCTGGAATATGACCCTTTGTCCAACTTCTCTGCAGATCTGCGGTCTTACAGTTCGTCAGGCAAAGATCAGAAGGATAAAGCTGGGGTCAAAAGGGCAAGAGAGGTTTCCTGTAGTGATGGTCACAACCTTCAGTCAGCCAGCAGGGAGGCCTACCCCATGCTGGAGAACGACCTCCTACAGGAAGGGGACCTCGTCATCGACATCCCATCCTCCccggatttaaaaaaaagcaaatTTCATGATGTCATTGAAAATCAATCGATGGTGGCAGAACCGGACCGGAGCTCCCCTCACAACGAGGTtgaccacacaccaacacacacttcacactctGAGTCTTCCCAGGGTGAGTCATCTTCTGTTGTACTGATAGAATCAGACAAGGCGGTCCATAGACGCCGAAGTCAACCCATTGACATGTTTGACGGCTTGTCTAAATGTTTGGAAGACTTGCGAAGTGAGAACCAGAGGATGGCTGGCTCCCACGCGGAGTCcgctggggaggagaggaggagcagtttGGATGGCTGTCACTTTGAGGACGCTCGGCCCACTGTCGAGTTCAGTGAGATCTCCATAACAACGATGCCGCCTCAGGCCTACGCTGACAAGATGGCCTATCCTGCGCAGTCCAACCGTGATCCACATCCTGCTCCCTCAGTCTTCTACCATCTCACGACCCTGACCGTAGAACCTCCAACCAACACGGCCCAACACTACTGGTCCCCGACCAATAGCGTGCCCACAGTTGTGCCGTGTGGACAGGCGCACACGGCCACCCCTCCCTCGCCATCAGGGTCCTCAGACGGGGACCACAGCTGCCCTTGGTACAGGACGTCAGAGTCCAATGTCCAATCACATTTACTGTCCCCCcaaacccctccccccacgGAGTACCCACCTGGCAGCCCATCGGGGGAAGGGAAGGTCACCCTCATCGAGTCTAGCTCTGGGGAGTCGGCCACAGAGAACCTCCACTACTCGGACATGGAAATGTCGGACAGCGACCCCATGGAGGAGTGTTATCGGATCTTCATGGAAGCCAACGAGGCGGAGAAGGGGGCCGCGCCCCCAGTCCCACTGACCGGGAAC GGGGACGAGCAGACAGAGTTGGAGACGTCCGCGGTAGAGGAAAAGCCACAGGCCCTATCTTCGCAGAAAAGGGTGGCCCACATCCCCAGACGTCCAGAG CCGGTTGCTGTGGTTAGACCTCGGCCCAAGATTCCAGTTCccctgcggggggggggctctgggccCCAGCTTCCCCACCATCCCAAGGTCCTGCAGTTACAGCAGAGGGCCACGCCCCTCACTGCCTCTGTGAATGCCCAGTCTACACATCAGAGGAGGCCCGAGTCCGGAGCCCCGGTCCACCCCTCTCAGGTCCAGCTCCCGGTCTCCGTGCAGAGTG CATACATGAGCTGCATCCCAGTGGGCAACGCTTTGATCCAGGTGGGCAACAACCTGCATTTCATCCTACCTGAGGGCTCCTACCCGCTGCCCCTCTCATCCATGGCCAGCTCGGTGTCCACGGTGCTGACGCCCATCAGCGCCGTCAGCAACAACGGCCTGCAGTCCTTCCAGCTATCCGCCGTCACGCCGGTGCACCGGTACCGCCCGGACCCCTCAGCCCCGCTACACATGGTGGGCAACATGTCCCTGCTGCCCTCGGTCTCCGCCCTTGGCCACACGGGCCTGGGCACGCCGTCCGGACCCCAGGGGGCCCTCCAGGTTCCTCCCAAG CCTTTGACCAAGCGTAAGGTGAAGCAGCGATCCGAGAGGGTCAAAGACAAAGTCCCCCATGATGTGCGACAGCGCTACGTGAACATGTTCACTGAGGAGTTCCTCAAGACCTCTCCCACCGTCAAAGACTCCTTTGAGAAG GCACTGGCAGAGGAAAGGACCGTTTATAACCGCAGTGCCAACAAATTGAAATATCTGAGTGTTGCTGTAAATGCACTGAAGAGGATGAAAAACCAGAGTGCTGTTCCTAccaaag ATGAAAACGAGATGAGTGGCAAGAGAGCAAAGGGGAACATTCCCCTCAACATGAGCCTGCTTGTAGGACGCG GGGACGCTGTGCTGTATGAAAGCTTAAAGGAGTACATCATGAACGAGGAGAAGCTGATCGAGCACAACTACCCTCTGCAGAACCCTGAGCGGCCGGGCAGCGCAATCCTGTTTGCAGACAATAAGAAGACAGTCAATGACC CCCTGAAGAGGATATGCTGTCGCTGTGGGGCAACGTACTCTGTGAGCAAAACAGGGAAGCACACTCGCAAGGAGGAGTGTAACTACCACTACGGCAAAGGAGTCGAAAAGAAAG TACCTGGAGGAGATGAGACGCGCTACAGCTGCTGTGAAGGAGTGATGGGAGCACCAGGGTGCCAAGTGTTCAGA ctacACGTCCACGATGCGGTGGACATGAATGGTTTTGTCTCCTCCTGCCCGAGAGAGGACCCTGAGAGGAGCTGTCCGGGGGTCTACTCTCTGGACTGTGAAATG TGTTACACCACCCACGGGCTAGAGCTGTCCAGAATCACGGTGGTCAACTCTGCTCTGCATGTGGTGTACGACACGTTCGTCAAACCCGGTAACGACGTGGTCGACTTCAACACCAG GTTCTCTGGCATCTCGGAGAAGGACCTGAAAGAGGACTGTCCCTCCGTGGGCGAGGTCCAGCAGACCCTGCTGCGCTTCGTTTCAGTGGACACCATCCTGGTGGGACACGGCCTGGAGACCAGCCTCTGTGCCCTGAAG TTTCTCCATGGGACTGTGGTGGACACCTCAGTGCTGTTCCCTCACCGCATGGGGCCCCCCCACAAGCTGACCCTCAACAACCTCACTGCGGACTACCTCCGGAGAATCATCCAGGACAGCG tCTGTGGCCACGACACCGCGGACGATGCGGCCGCCTGCATGGAGCTGGTGCTGTGGAAGATGAAGGAGGACGGAAAAGGCAGGAAATGGTGA
- the ugt2a5 gene encoding LOW QUALITY PROTEIN: UDP glucuronosyltransferase 2 family, polypeptide A5 (The sequence of the model RefSeq protein was modified relative to this genomic sequence to represent the inferred CDS: substituted 1 base at 1 genomic stop codon), with amino-acid sequence MIHAMQGHPKAKAFITHGGTNEAIYHGVPMLGNPMFADQPDNMVHMEAKGVARILNYNTMRSQDLLDALQTVITQPSXKESVMRLSKIHHDRLLSPRDEPVFWIEFTMRNKEARHLRVQAHSLTWYQYHSLDVVQLLLSAGRLLTLLMVKSCCLVVMCCRT; translated from the exons atgattcatgcgatgcaag GTCACCCTAAAGCCAAAGCGTTCATCACGCACGGTGGCACCAACGAGGCCATCTACCACGGGGTCCCAATGCTGGGGAACCCCATGTTCGCTGACCAGCCCGACAACATGGTGCACATGGAGGCCAAGGGCGTTGCCCGCATACTGAACTACAACACCATGCGGAGCCAGGACCTCCTTGACGCCCTGCAgacggtcatcacccagccctc GTAAAAGGAGAGCGTCATGAGGCTGTCCAAGATCCACCACGACCGGCTGCTGAGCCCCAGGGATGAGCCTGTGTTCTGGATCGAGTTCACCATGCGCAACAAGGAAGCGCGACACCTCAGGGTGCAGGCCCACAGCCTCACCTGGTACCAGTACCACAGCCTGGACGtggtgcagctgctgctgtctgCTGGGCGGCTCCTCACGCTCCTAATGGTCAAGAGCTGCTGCCTCGTCGTGATGTGCTGTAGAACATGA